From the Solanum lycopersicum chromosome 10, SLM_r2.1 genome, one window contains:
- the LOC101252237 gene encoding enoyl-[acyl-carrier-protein] reductase [NADH] 2, chloroplastic: MAANTTPGLQIQATKQCIPASQNVSKMSTMSFNFGSKRKSFTDFRSSSHISLAKPIHSFKLAPIKFERMVTKAMSGASEQVPVSGLPIDLRGKRAFIAGIADDNGYGWAIAKSLAAAGAEILVGTWVPALNIFETSLRRGKFDQSRVLPDGSLMEIAKVYPLDAVFDSPEDVPEDVKTNKRYAGSSKWTVSEVAESVKQDFGTIDILVHSLANGPEVSKPLSETSRKGYLAAISASSYSFISLLKHFLPIMNPGGATISLTYIASERIIPGYGGGMSSAKAALESDTKVLAFEAGRKHKVRVNTISAGPLGSRAAKAIGFIDMMINYSLENAPLQKELYAEEVGNTAAFLASPLASAITGATVYVDNGLNAMGVGVDSPAFTGLDIPKDNKS, translated from the exons ATGGCTGCAAACACAACTCCTGGCTTGCAAATACAAGCAACCAAACAATGCATTCCTGCATCGCAGAATGTTTCGAAAATGAGCACTATGAGTTTCAATTTTGGAAgtaaaagaaaatcttttaCTGATTTTAGAAGTTCATCACATATCTCGCTCGCGAAGCCAATCCATAGCTTCAAATTGGCTCCTATAAAATTTGAAAGGATGGTTACAAAAGCAATGTCTGGAGCTAGTGAACAAGTGCCAGTTTCAGGGTTGCCTATTGATCTGAGAG GTAAGAGGGCATTTATTGCTGGCATAGCAGATGACAATGGGTATGGATGGGCAATAGCAAAGTCTCTTGCTGCTGCAGGGGCTGAAATTCTTGTTGGTACATGGGTGCCT GCGCTCAACATTTTCGAGACCAGTCTGCGCCGTGGGAAATTTGACCAATCACGAGT GTTGCCTGATGGTTCATTGATGGAAATTGCAAAAGTCTACCCATTGGATGCCGTTTTTGACAGTCCAGAAGATGTTCCTGAGGAT GTGAAAACAAACAAACGTTACGCTGGATCCTCAAAGTGGACTGTCTCG GAAGTTGCTGAATCTGTAAAACAAGATTTTGGCACTATTGACATCCTTGTACATTCACTTGCAAATGGTCCAGAG GTTAGCAAACCTCTATCGGAGACATCAAGAAAAGGATACCTTGCAGCTATATCTGCCTCCAGTTATTCCTTCATATCTCTACTAAAGCACTTTCTTCCCATAATGAATCCAG GCGGTGCCACAATCTCTCTAACGTACATTGCTTCTGAAAGGATTATCCCTGG ATATGGAGGTGGTATGAGTTCAGCAAAAGCTGCTTTGGAGAGTGACACAAAA GTCCTGGCATTTGAAGCTGGAAGAAAGCACAAAGTCAGAGTCAACACTATATCTGCAG GTCCACTGGGAAGTCGTGCAGCAAAAGCTATTGGCTTTATCGACATGATGATAAATTACTCACTGGAGAATGCTCCTTTGCAAAAGGAGTTGTATGCTG AGGAGGTTGGGAACACTGCTGCATTTCTGGCATCTCCTTTGGCTTCAGCAATTACTGGCGCCACTGTGTATGTTGACAATGGTCTGAACGCGATGGGAGTTGGAGTTGACAGCCCAGCTTTCACGGGTCTCGACATCCCAAAAGATAATAAGAGCTAG